A portion of the Algisphaera agarilytica genome contains these proteins:
- a CDS encoding GNAT family N-acetyltransferase: MSNVIRYQPDDSNHLPVLPTPRVEINIRSARLTDFDFIDDLQKRHKNGVGFMWEKAIKGHIEKGNVLVAEATRGTRNEVSGTSEGSTHHCSLGTHHSDQFPVGYVLGTDRYLKRDELGIIYQMNVEPEFQRSLVAANLLKAKFERSAYGCRLYCCWCAQDLPANRFWEAMGFVPLAFRTGGGRTRKAGPRMHIFWQKRIREGDTGDVANGGTAYWFPSLTGAGAIGEDRIVLPIPPGTHWSDAKPIVLPNGRTSGGRNEECEDEVKLLESEVQRLERQRKQAVKQKQATAVRNVLPTDSIESGALRFGGAAEPVEVTQAREAAAAEVDAELKAAKQKVKAAKKKFDPAQEAFARELKDRWLEQVLAEPRLLAPTQEKYNVARQIEANPPMGNLQAAQGMVRNVLEGEVEVKRLDAA; encoded by the coding sequence ATGTCTAATGTCATCCGTTACCAACCCGACGATTCGAACCACCTGCCGGTGTTGCCGACGCCGCGGGTTGAGATCAACATCCGCAGCGCCCGGCTGACCGACTTCGACTTTATCGATGACCTGCAGAAGCGACATAAAAACGGCGTCGGCTTCATGTGGGAAAAGGCGATCAAGGGGCACATCGAAAAGGGCAATGTGCTCGTTGCCGAGGCAACAAGAGGGACGAGGAACGAGGTATCAGGAACGAGTGAAGGCAGTACTCATCACTGTTCACTAGGTACTCATCACTCCGACCAATTCCCGGTCGGTTACGTGTTGGGGACGGACCGGTATCTGAAGCGGGATGAGCTGGGGATTATTTATCAGATGAACGTGGAGCCGGAGTTCCAGCGGTCGCTGGTGGCGGCGAACCTGCTCAAGGCAAAGTTTGAACGAAGCGCCTACGGGTGTCGGCTGTACTGCTGCTGGTGTGCGCAGGACCTGCCGGCTAACCGGTTCTGGGAGGCGATGGGGTTTGTGCCCCTGGCGTTTCGGACCGGCGGGGGACGGACGCGGAAGGCCGGGCCGCGGATGCACATCTTTTGGCAGAAGCGGATCCGGGAGGGGGACACGGGTGATGTGGCCAACGGCGGGACGGCGTATTGGTTCCCCAGCCTCACCGGTGCCGGGGCGATCGGCGAGGACCGCATTGTGCTGCCGATCCCGCCGGGGACGCATTGGAGCGATGCGAAGCCGATCGTGTTGCCCAATGGGCGAACGTCCGGGGGCCGGAATGAGGAGTGCGAGGACGAGGTGAAGCTGCTGGAGTCCGAGGTGCAGCGGCTTGAACGGCAGCGCAAGCAGGCGGTCAAGCAGAAGCAGGCCACGGCGGTGCGGAATGTTTTGCCGACGGATTCGATCGAGTCGGGGGCGTTGCGTTTTGGTGGGGCGGCTGAGCCGGTGGAGGTGACGCAGGCCAGGGAAGCCGCCGCGGCCGAGGTGGATGCCGAACTCAAGGCCGCGAAGCAGAAGGTGAAGGCGGCCAAGAAGAAGTTCGACCCCGCTCAGGAGGCGTTTGCCCGGGAACTCAAAGACCGTTGGTTAGAGCAGGTCCTCGCGGAGCCAAGGCTGTTGGCACCGACGCAGGAAAAATACAACGTAGCCCGGCAGATCGAAGCTAACCCGCCCATGGGGAACCTACAAGCTGCTCAAGGGATGGTACGAAACGTGCTGGAAGGCGAGGTCGAGGTTAAACGACTTGATGCGGCATAG